A DNA window from Schistocerca americana isolate TAMUIC-IGC-003095 chromosome 4, iqSchAmer2.1, whole genome shotgun sequence contains the following coding sequences:
- the LOC124613433 gene encoding putative per-hexamer repeat protein 5, with translation MHEWHQHWVLEWHQHWTHDWHQQWMHSGANTGHVIGINTGCMGGTNTGHMIGINTGCMSGINSGCMSGTNTGHMIGINTGCMSGTNTGHMIGINTGCMSGINSGCMSGTNTGHMIGINTGCMSGINSGCMSGTNTGHMSGTNTGRMIGINNGCMGDTNTGHMTGINTGCMIATKTGCIIVTNTGHMTDINTGHTIGTKTRCMCGTNTGQMTGINNGCMIGTNIRHMTGINTGHSIGTNTGCKSGTNTGCKSGTNTGCNSGTNTGCMSDTNSDCMSDIKTVCLKGTMMSFQTYLFVGS, from the coding sequence ATGCATGAGTGGCACCAACACTGGGTGCTCGAGTGGCACCAACACTGGACTCATGACTGGCATCAACAGTGGATGCATAGTGGCGCCAACACTGGACACGTGATTGGCATCAACACTGGATGCATGGGTGGCACCAACACTGGACACATGATTGGCATCAACACTGGATGCATGAGTGGCATCAATTCTGGATGCATGAGTGGCACCAACACTGGACACATGATTGGCATCAACACTGGATGCATGAGTGGCACCAACACTGGACACATGATTGGCATCAACACTGGATGCATGAGTGGCATCAATTCTGGATGCATGAGTGGCACCAACACTGGACACATGATTGGCATCAACACTGGATGCATGAGTGGCATCAATTCTGGATGCATGAGTGGCACCAACACTGGACACATGAGTGGAACCAACACAGGACGCATGATTGGCATCAACAATGGATGCATGGGTGACACCAACACTGGACACATGACTGGCATCAACACTGGATGCATGATAGCCACTAAAACTGGATGTATTATTGTTACCAACACTGGACACATGACTGACATCAACACTGGACACACGATAGGCACCAAAACTAGATGCATGTGTGGCACCAACACTGGGCAAATGACTGGCATCAACAATGGATGCATGATAGGCACCAACATTCGACACATGACTGGCATCAACACTGGACACAGTATAGGCACCAACACTGGATGCAAGAGTGGCACCAACACTGGATGCAAGAGTGGCACCAACACTGGATGCAACAGTGGCACCAACACTGGATGCATGAGTGACACCAATAGTGACTGTATGAGTGACATCAAAACTGTATGCTTAAAAGGCACCATGATGTCTTTCCAGACGTATCTGTTCGTGGGGTCCTGA